The Listeria welshimeri serovar 6b str. SLCC5334 genome has a window encoding:
- a CDS encoding HEAT repeat domain-containing protein, producing the protein MLKKTKKILNEIKTIIQQKPFDYEKAENLISELNLEEAPLELENILLASINNGDENTRIFAYEYLYYFDSEAVFQAALIGTTDDDDLVQMFSIEILGNLAKVESLPYLKKALGDNDPNIRCFAAESIGFVGTAEAKAILQEQLNRETDSYAKVGIYYALYFLGQDEMLLSLLDLLEDNNHLTVIRSLDILENCVDQVNKENIIVHIENLLKRDIPISIKEKADAVLEGLNEDDRF; encoded by the coding sequence ATGCTAAAAAAAACGAAAAAAATTCTCAATGAAATTAAAACTATTATCCAGCAAAAACCTTTTGATTATGAGAAGGCAGAAAATTTGATAAGTGAGTTAAATCTTGAAGAGGCACCACTAGAATTGGAGAACATCTTACTAGCTAGCATAAATAACGGCGATGAGAATACTCGCATATTTGCCTACGAGTATTTATATTATTTTGATAGCGAAGCAGTTTTTCAAGCAGCCCTCATAGGGACAACGGATGACGATGATTTAGTTCAAATGTTCTCCATAGAAATTTTAGGGAATTTGGCTAAAGTAGAAAGTCTCCCGTATTTAAAGAAGGCATTGGGCGATAACGACCCTAATATACGTTGCTTTGCTGCTGAATCAATCGGTTTTGTAGGAACTGCTGAAGCGAAAGCGATACTGCAAGAACAGTTAAACAGAGAAACGGATTCTTATGCAAAAGTAGGTATTTATTATGCGCTCTATTTTCTTGGTCAAGATGAAATGCTGTTAAGTCTCCTTGATTTACTAGAGGACAATAATCATTTGACGGTGATTAGAAGCTTGGATATTTTAGAAAACTGTGTCGACCAAGTAAATAAAGAAAATATCATAGTACATATCGAAAATCTTTTAAAACGGGATATTCCAATTTCTATCAAAGAAAAAGCAGATGCAGTTTTAGAAGGGCTGAATGAGGATGATAGATTTTAA
- a CDS encoding WG repeat-containing protein, with translation MNKLANIPHETCVDGNNGFFFLERTIEDTSLWAIFKEDGTQITPFVYHELRPYDYGYAVGEIDRKFIESKCYVSEHEEPVTGNALIYNKKDSYTNLVLCFIDELGTILNNSYYKAIGDITADGYRVMTAEYNVGRSGIDRRDGFLRPDGVLIVPQFGRIDHNYTDGRKKRVLVSEKVIRAVSLDKIPREEYGTYVNCYGLIDTDGNWISKPKYHHLTEFKNGIAKFYQNYKENSYLFDWGYIDSKGTEYTATYVDGKVQMRDPDGILGPIEKPGDIIDIYDPIRFLFENGLYGYINSEGTVIVEPLYESAVYCFWNGLAFVKKDGLWGFINEEGTPVTDFKFDHAGFIAPGYAQGLIGDEMYLIGLQGIIAKKKKGYFGYRKKLTNHKTNETRYSCGFFPQMAFDKMYFYDSVEWLFIDEFDYQIQDKRPDFNSQFSAIREYPHRADFLIHHEPSDTYYFKTGNKYGVDIHGNKVVIADLKEIIEDIPTAKANNIYKNLQEIYRDKTIPAIWKELLAKGWTWKMPTRGNADSPFSKGVIIWDYKKEDVESFLGFFSKDYEAISKKLLYLANADGTGAEYYYFIVDENQPVENNPIVFIGTEGELDLVCSNLNEFLQLLSVDAEPMGTQPDDGELIIYFKDANDEESSYFENYIEWLLSKNIAPININEDTEEYGTAIIEKANQTYGESWNAFLETIIVM, from the coding sequence ATGAACAAATTAGCTAATATACCTCATGAAACTTGTGTAGATGGAAATAATGGTTTTTTCTTTTTGGAACGCACTATAGAAGATACGTCATTATGGGCTATTTTTAAAGAAGATGGGACACAAATCACCCCATTTGTTTATCATGAACTAAGACCTTATGACTATGGATACGCTGTTGGAGAGATTGACAGAAAGTTCATTGAATCAAAATGTTATGTGAGTGAACATGAAGAACCAGTAACAGGTAACGCTTTGATCTATAATAAAAAAGATTCCTATACGAATCTAGTACTATGTTTTATTGATGAACTAGGAACAATCTTAAATAACTCATATTATAAAGCAATTGGCGATATTACAGCAGATGGCTACCGAGTAATGACAGCAGAATATAATGTAGGACGGTCTGGAATTGATCGTCGGGATGGTTTTTTAAGACCAGATGGTGTTTTGATAGTACCTCAATTTGGTCGAATTGATCATAACTATACTGATGGTAGAAAGAAGCGTGTACTTGTTTCTGAAAAAGTTATTCGGGCAGTTTCTTTAGACAAAATCCCGCGTGAAGAATACGGGACATATGTAAATTGTTACGGGTTAATTGATACAGATGGAAATTGGATTTCAAAGCCCAAGTATCATCATTTAACCGAATTTAAAAATGGTATTGCCAAATTTTATCAAAACTATAAAGAGAATAGCTATTTATTTGATTGGGGATATATTGATAGCAAAGGTACGGAATATACCGCAACTTATGTTGATGGTAAAGTACAAATGCGAGACCCTGACGGAATCCTTGGTCCGATTGAAAAACCTGGAGATATTATAGACATATATGATCCAATACGATTTTTATTTGAGAATGGTTTATATGGTTATATTAACTCAGAAGGAACTGTGATTGTTGAACCGCTATACGAGAGCGCAGTATATTGCTTTTGGAACGGTTTAGCTTTTGTGAAAAAAGATGGTTTATGGGGCTTTATCAATGAAGAAGGTACACCTGTTACAGATTTTAAGTTTGACCATGCTGGATTTATAGCTCCTGGTTATGCGCAAGGACTAATAGGCGATGAGATGTACTTGATTGGTTTACAAGGAATTATCGCGAAAAAGAAAAAAGGCTATTTTGGTTACCGCAAAAAATTAACCAATCATAAAACAAATGAAACCCGATATTCTTGTGGCTTTTTCCCACAAATGGCTTTTGATAAAATGTATTTTTACGATAGTGTAGAATGGTTGTTCATTGACGAATTTGATTATCAGATTCAAGATAAAAGGCCAGATTTCAATTCGCAATTTTCTGCTATTCGTGAATATCCACATCGCGCAGATTTCTTAATCCATCACGAACCCAGTGATACGTATTATTTTAAAACTGGTAATAAATATGGTGTAGATATCCATGGGAATAAAGTTGTAATTGCAGACTTAAAAGAAATTATTGAGGATATTCCAACAGCTAAAGCTAATAATATTTATAAAAATTTACAAGAAATTTATCGTGATAAAACAATTCCAGCGATTTGGAAAGAACTATTAGCTAAAGGCTGGACATGGAAAATGCCAACTCGCGGCAACGCAGATTCACCTTTTAGTAAGGGCGTAATTATTTGGGATTACAAAAAAGAAGATGTTGAAAGTTTTTTAGGCTTTTTCAGTAAAGATTATGAAGCTATTTCAAAAAAACTACTTTACTTGGCCAATGCAGATGGAACTGGGGCAGAATATTATTATTTTATTGTAGATGAAAATCAACCAGTTGAAAACAATCCGATAGTCTTTATTGGTACAGAAGGTGAATTAGATCTTGTTTGTAGTAATTTGAATGAATTTTTACAATTACTATCAGTGGATGCAGAGCCAATGGGAACGCAGCCTGATGATGGAGAGCTAATTATTTACTTCAAAGATGCGAATGATGAGGAGTCTTCCTATTTTGAGAACTATATAGAATGGCTATTATCGAAAAATATAGCACCCATTAATATAAATGAAGATACGGAAGAATATGGTACAGCCATTATTGAAAAGGCGAATCAGACGTATGGAGAATCCTGGAATGCTTTTTTAGAAACAATTATAGTGATGTAA
- a CDS encoding DUF1307 domain-containing protein: MKKLLSLVGILLMALLVTACGNDQAASDEKMEKDTYVADLQGAQLEATFSHVGDNVRKVDQKMVYPLDYLGLEEGVKVDDATKKQLEEQVTSQYKGYKDGKGTSLETKFTDDGMELNMSVDLYKADKDAVGSLLVGTTDPKNVSYKDTVEQFEAQGFTKK; this comes from the coding sequence ATGAAAAAATTGTTAAGTTTAGTAGGGATTTTATTAATGGCACTCTTAGTAACGGCTTGTGGAAATGATCAAGCTGCGAGTGATGAAAAAATGGAAAAAGATACGTATGTGGCTGATTTACAAGGTGCCCAATTAGAAGCTACTTTTTCACATGTAGGTGATAATGTAAGAAAAGTAGACCAAAAAATGGTGTACCCACTTGATTATCTTGGCTTAGAAGAAGGCGTAAAAGTAGACGACGCGACGAAAAAACAACTAGAAGAACAAGTAACTTCGCAGTATAAAGGTTATAAAGATGGTAAAGGGACATCGCTTGAAACGAAATTTACGGATGATGGCATGGAACTCAATATGTCTGTTGATTTATACAAAGCAGATAAAGATGCGGTTGGTTCTTTACTAGTCGGAACAACCGATCCAAAAAATGTGAGCTATAAAGACACGGTAGAACAATTTGAAGCACAAGGTTTTACTAAAAAATAG
- a CDS encoding Crp/Fnr family transcriptional regulator, with product MKYIEYYEYMKKDAIIYAYLLNNFSYVSRKVETWESVTLDRKHILLVKSGALFEENDGKKSGIARCFFQKSLFFPTRKSIQLKAFETSEICCISADVVFRKLEEDQILSDFFLQIAEKNEQDLKRQVFLATENPKNKIVSTLNFLLENNFSNNDMTAFPVWLQMNILAKLANCSISTISSIVHELQNKGMLDIQSTPWKLLGRNMKLEYYE from the coding sequence ATGAAATATATTGAATACTACGAGTACATGAAAAAAGACGCCATTATATATGCTTATCTACTTAATAATTTTTCTTATGTATCTAGAAAAGTAGAAACTTGGGAAAGCGTGACATTGGATCGCAAACATATTTTATTAGTGAAAAGCGGTGCGCTATTTGAAGAGAATGATGGGAAGAAGAGTGGCATTGCGCGATGTTTCTTTCAAAAAAGCTTGTTTTTTCCAACAAGAAAATCTATTCAACTCAAAGCTTTCGAGACATCAGAAATTTGTTGTATAAGTGCAGATGTAGTCTTTAGGAAACTAGAGGAAGACCAAATATTATCTGATTTTTTCTTGCAAATCGCAGAAAAAAACGAACAAGATTTAAAAAGACAAGTATTTTTAGCAACTGAGAATCCAAAAAACAAAATTGTTTCTACACTTAATTTTCTATTAGAAAACAATTTTTCAAATAATGATATGACTGCCTTTCCAGTATGGTTGCAGATGAACATTTTAGCAAAATTAGCAAATTGTTCTATTTCCACAATATCTTCTATTGTACATGAACTGCAAAACAAAGGAATGCTAGATATCCAATCCACTCCTTGGAAACTCTTAGGAAGGAATATGAAACTCGAATATTATGAATAA